The following proteins are encoded in a genomic region of Sphingopyxis sp. YF1:
- the recG gene encoding ATP-dependent DNA helicase RecG: protein MRPDILNPLFAALTDLKGVGPQLAKPLTRLGLERVVDVLFHLPTGLVQRYPVDRLDQAQVGQQIIVTLTAQDYRSGRSPRAPFGVEAFDGAGDHVRLVYFGRTAGLAKKLFPLGEARQVSGRLDAYGDMRQIVHPDHVGEPGEGGIATSEAVYPLTEGLTNARLNQLVAIALERRPDLAEWIDGPLLTTRDWPTWHEALARAHASPHDAAAHDRLAYDEIFASQVALMLIRQGLRNRRGRAVAGDGRLTGALKLPFGLTGAQERVGREIAGDMAQPTPMLRMLQGDVGSGKTLVALRAMLAAVEAGTQAALLAPTEILARQHFATLQKMLGGLPVNLAILTGRDKGRARESTLMGLADGGIDILVGTHAIFQEAVTYKDLALVVVDEQHRFGVAQRLMLTGKGARPPHLLVMTATPIPRTLQLANHGEMDVSRIDEMPPGRTPVDTRVLSIDRLDEVIAGLARHLAGGAQAYWVCPLVAESETSELAAAEERAALLAERLGADRVGLVHGRMKGPDKDAVMARFQAGEIGVLVATTVIEVGVDVPAASLMVIEHAENFGLAQLHQLRGRVGRGTAQSVCLLLRSQSLSETARERLALMRETNDGFVIAEKDLELRGGGELLGLKQSGDADYRLASAEQLVRLLPVAHDDARLFVERDGGMEGARGEPVRHCLYLFERDAAVPLLRSG, encoded by the coding sequence ATGCGTCCAGATATCCTCAACCCGCTCTTTGCCGCGCTCACCGACCTCAAGGGCGTCGGGCCGCAGCTCGCCAAACCGCTGACGCGGCTGGGGCTGGAACGCGTGGTCGACGTGCTGTTCCACCTGCCGACCGGACTGGTGCAGCGCTATCCCGTCGACCGGCTCGATCAGGCACAGGTCGGGCAGCAGATCATCGTCACGCTGACCGCGCAGGACTATCGTTCGGGACGCAGCCCGCGCGCGCCGTTCGGGGTCGAGGCGTTCGACGGCGCGGGCGATCATGTCCGCCTCGTCTATTTCGGACGCACCGCGGGGCTTGCGAAAAAACTGTTTCCGCTCGGCGAAGCGCGGCAGGTATCGGGCCGGCTCGACGCCTATGGTGACATGCGCCAGATCGTCCATCCGGACCATGTCGGCGAACCCGGCGAAGGCGGCATCGCGACCAGCGAGGCCGTCTATCCGCTGACCGAAGGACTCACCAACGCGCGGCTGAACCAGCTCGTCGCCATCGCGCTCGAACGGCGCCCCGACCTTGCCGAATGGATCGACGGCCCGTTGCTGACAACGCGCGACTGGCCGACCTGGCACGAAGCGCTGGCCCGCGCCCACGCCAGTCCCCACGATGCCGCGGCGCATGACCGGCTCGCCTATGACGAGATTTTCGCGAGCCAGGTCGCGCTGATGCTGATCCGTCAGGGGCTGCGCAACCGGCGCGGACGCGCCGTGGCCGGCGACGGGCGATTGACCGGGGCACTCAAACTGCCGTTCGGGCTGACCGGCGCGCAGGAGCGCGTCGGGCGCGAGATCGCCGGCGACATGGCTCAGCCGACCCCGATGCTGCGCATGCTGCAAGGCGACGTCGGGTCGGGCAAGACGCTCGTCGCGCTGCGTGCGATGCTCGCGGCGGTCGAGGCAGGCACGCAGGCGGCGCTGCTCGCGCCGACCGAGATCCTTGCGCGCCAGCATTTCGCGACGCTGCAAAAGATGCTCGGCGGGCTGCCGGTGAACCTCGCCATCCTGACCGGGCGCGACAAGGGCCGCGCGCGCGAATCGACCCTGATGGGGCTCGCCGACGGCGGCATCGACATCCTCGTCGGCACGCACGCGATCTTTCAGGAGGCGGTGACCTACAAGGATCTGGCGCTGGTCGTCGTCGACGAACAGCATCGCTTCGGGGTCGCGCAGCGGCTGATGCTGACGGGCAAGGGCGCGCGGCCGCCGCACCTGCTGGTGATGACCGCGACGCCGATCCCGCGCACGCTGCAACTCGCCAACCATGGCGAGATGGACGTGTCGCGGATCGACGAGATGCCGCCGGGGCGAACCCCGGTCGATACGCGCGTGCTGTCGATCGACCGGCTCGACGAGGTGATCGCGGGCCTCGCCCGGCATCTCGCCGGCGGCGCGCAGGCCTATTGGGTGTGCCCGCTGGTCGCCGAGAGCGAGACGAGCGAACTCGCCGCCGCCGAGGAGCGCGCCGCGCTGCTCGCCGAACGGCTCGGCGCGGATCGCGTCGGGCTGGTCCATGGGCGGATGAAGGGCCCCGACAAGGATGCGGTGATGGCGCGGTTTCAGGCAGGCGAGATCGGCGTTCTGGTCGCGACCACGGTGATCGAGGTCGGGGTCGACGTCCCCGCCGCAAGCCTGATGGTCATCGAGCATGCCGAGAATTTCGGCCTCGCGCAGCTCCACCAACTGCGCGGGCGGGTCGGGCGCGGCACCGCGCAGTCGGTGTGCCTGCTGCTGCGGTCGCAGAGCCTGTCCGAAACCGCACGCGAGCGGCTCGCGCTGATGCGCGAGACGAACGACGGCTTCGTGATCGCCGAAAAGGACCTCGAACTGCGCGGCGGCGGCGAACTGCTCGGGCTCAAGCAGTCGGGCGACGCCGATTACCGGCTGGCGTCGGCCGAACAGCTCGTGCGGCTGCTCCCGGTCGCGCACGACGACGCCCGGCTGTTCGTCGAGCGCGACGGCGGAATGGAAGGCGCCCGCGGCGAACCCGTGCGCCACTGCCTGTATCTGTTCGAACGCGACGCCGCGGTACCGCTGCTCAGGAGCGGATGA
- a CDS encoding PilZ domain-containing protein yields the protein MRKIDTSKANYVGLDQRLAPRSDVYCRLPFILPDGGQEMCTCVNISADGLLMRYERALEVGDPLVFRMPIVGRIGAKVIWSLAGKTGVQFETMIAVEDYLPMIRAMGARGDA from the coding sequence ATGCGCAAGATCGACACCAGCAAGGCCAATTACGTCGGGCTCGACCAGCGCCTCGCGCCGCGCAGCGACGTCTATTGCCGCCTGCCCTTCATCCTGCCCGACGGCGGACAGGAAATGTGCACCTGCGTCAACATCAGCGCCGACGGCCTGCTGATGCGCTACGAGCGCGCGCTCGAGGTCGGCGATCCGCTGGTGTTCCGCATGCCGATCGTCGGCCGCATCGGCGCCAAGGTGATCTGGTCGCTCGCCGGCAAGACCGGGGTCCAGTTCGAAACGATGATCGCGGTCGAGGATTATCTGCCGATGATCCGCGCCATGGGCGCGCGCGGCGACGCCTAA
- the tyrS gene encoding tyrosine--tRNA ligase: MTSYKSDLLRVLDERGYIHQTTDAEGLDALAAQQIIPGYIGFDATAPSLHVGSLVQIMMLRRLQQTGHKPIVLMGGGTTRIGDPTGRDESRKMLSDETIAANIASIFSIFQRFLTFGDGPTDAVMVDNQDWLGQLGYIQLLQEVGTHFTINRMMTFDSVRLRLEREQPMTFLEFNYMILQGYDFRHLSRSMGVRLQMGGSDQWGNIVNGMELGRRMDGADLFGLTTPLLTTAAGTKMGKTAAGAVWLNPEQLSHFDYWQFWRNTDDRDVGKFLRLFTDLPIEEIARLETLEGAAINDAKKILADAATAMCRGEEAARTAAETAMQTFEKGQIGGDLPQVAAPAEGLRILDALRELGFAASNKEARRKLEEGAVKVDGAVIRDPQHLILPAADPVPVSLGAKKHGLVIG, encoded by the coding sequence ATGACCAGTTACAAATCCGATCTCCTGCGCGTGCTCGACGAGCGCGGCTATATCCACCAGACGACCGATGCGGAAGGGCTCGATGCTCTCGCCGCGCAGCAGATCATTCCCGGCTATATCGGCTTCGATGCCACCGCGCCCTCGCTGCACGTCGGCAGCTTGGTCCAGATCATGATGCTGCGCCGCCTGCAGCAGACGGGGCACAAGCCGATCGTGCTGATGGGCGGCGGGACGACGCGGATCGGCGATCCGACGGGCCGCGACGAGAGCCGCAAGATGCTGTCCGACGAGACGATCGCCGCGAACATCGCGTCGATCTTCAGCATCTTCCAGCGCTTCCTGACCTTCGGCGACGGCCCGACCGACGCGGTGATGGTCGACAATCAGGACTGGCTCGGCCAGCTCGGCTACATCCAGCTGCTGCAGGAAGTCGGCACCCACTTCACGATCAACCGCATGATGACCTTCGATTCGGTGCGGTTGCGGCTCGAACGCGAACAGCCGATGACCTTCCTCGAATTCAACTACATGATCCTCCAGGGCTATGATTTCCGCCACCTGTCGCGGTCGATGGGGGTGCGGCTCCAGATGGGCGGATCGGACCAGTGGGGCAACATCGTCAACGGCATGGAGCTTGGCCGTCGCATGGACGGCGCCGACCTGTTCGGGCTGACGACTCCGCTGCTGACCACCGCCGCGGGCACCAAAATGGGCAAAACCGCCGCCGGGGCGGTGTGGCTCAACCCCGAACAACTGTCCCATTTTGACTATTGGCAATTCTGGCGCAACACCGACGACCGCGATGTCGGCAAGTTCCTGCGCCTCTTCACCGACCTGCCGATCGAGGAGATCGCGCGCCTCGAAACGCTCGAGGGCGCCGCGATCAACGACGCCAAGAAAATCCTCGCCGACGCCGCGACCGCGATGTGCCGCGGCGAGGAAGCGGCGCGGACCGCAGCGGAAACGGCGATGCAAACCTTTGAAAAGGGCCAGATCGGCGGTGACCTGCCGCAGGTTGCCGCCCCGGCCGAAGGGCTTCGCATCCTCGACGCGCTGCGCGAGCTCGGTTTCGCGGCGTCGAACAAGGAGGCGCGGCGCAAGCTCGAAGAGGGCGCGGTGAAGGTCGATGGTGCGGTGATCCGCGATCCGCAACACCTGATCCTGCCCGCCGCCGACCCGGTCCCGGTCAGCCTCGGCGCCAAGAAACACGGGCTCGTCATCGGCTGA
- a CDS encoding GIY-YIG nuclease family protein: protein MSFWAYMLHCRGGMFYIGHTDNLPHRIGQHEAGSFPGFTADRLPVTLVWSQEFPTRYEALEAERRIKGWSRIKKMALIRGDWHQISTLAKSKNGPSTSSGRTEKKAAMSHTPATVCPELVEGLSLSCHPETPCDAVRRITASAARNEWGQLVLRFHVVGDLHRLSIPGPVAYARRSDGLWQTTCVEAFAKPVASSAYAEFNFAPSSAWAAYEFEAYRQPIAPPPLDAPPIDVELADGEMIISAAVDMSPLTRLSARKPWQIGLSAVIEEVDGTKSYWALAHPSGKPDFHHPDCFALTLGAPPAA from the coding sequence ATGAGTTTCTGGGCCTATATGCTGCACTGCCGGGGCGGAATGTTCTACATCGGCCATACCGACAATCTGCCGCACCGGATCGGCCAGCATGAGGCCGGCTCGTTTCCGGGTTTCACCGCCGATCGCCTGCCCGTCACGCTGGTCTGGAGTCAGGAGTTTCCGACGCGATACGAAGCGCTGGAGGCCGAGCGCCGGATCAAGGGTTGGAGCCGCATCAAGAAGATGGCACTGATCAGGGGCGATTGGCACCAGATTTCGACGTTGGCAAAAAGCAAGAACGGTCCTTCGACAAGCTCAGGACGAACGGAAAAGAAGGCCGCAATGTCCCATACCCCCGCCACCGTTTGCCCTGAGCTTGTCGAAGGGCTGTCCTTGTCTTGCCACCCCGAAACACCTTGTGACGCAGTAAGGCGGATCACCGCATCCGCTGCCCGAAACGAATGGGGTCAGCTCGTTCTGCGCTTTCATGTCGTCGGAGATCTCCACCGCCTGTCGATACCGGGGCCCGTTGCCTATGCCCGTCGGAGCGACGGACTGTGGCAAACGACCTGTGTCGAAGCCTTTGCGAAGCCCGTCGCCAGCTCGGCTTATGCCGAATTCAATTTCGCGCCCTCCAGCGCGTGGGCCGCCTATGAATTCGAAGCTTACCGGCAGCCCATCGCGCCGCCGCCGCTCGACGCTCCTCCGATCGATGTAGAACTGGCGGACGGCGAAATGATCATTTCGGCTGCTGTCGATATGTCACCCCTGACACGGCTATCGGCGCGCAAGCCGTGGCAGATCGGCCTCTCCGCCGTCATCGAAGAGGTCGACGGCACCAAAAGCTACTGGGCGCTCGCCCACCCGTCCGGCAAACCCGACTTCCATCATCCCGATTGCTTTGCGCTGACGCTTGGGGCACCCCCCGCGGCATGA
- a CDS encoding DUF1343 domain-containing protein, translating to MTTLFGIDRLLADPALRKPLEGQRVALLAHPASVTADLVHSLDALVAAGIDVTAVFGPQHGVRGDLQDNMMESPDFTDPVYGMPVFSLYGEVRRPSGQSMHTFDVMLVDLQDLGCRIYTYVTTLLYVLEAAAAHGKAVWVLDRPNPAGRPVEGTRLQAGWESFVGAGPMVMRHGLTLGEMGHWFIRHFGLDVDYRVIEMAGWQPAGPGFGWPEERVWINPSPNAANLNMARAYAGTVMVEGATLSEGRGTTRPLELFGAPNIDARAVIAEMHRLAPEWLAGCRLRDIWFEPTFHKHRGTLNSGVFIHAEGGWYDHTAFRPWRVQALGFKAIRSLYPDYPVWRGKDFKYEYTDDVLAIDVINGGPGLRSWVDDAAAEAGDLDALAGPDEGSWRDEIADLLLY from the coding sequence ATGACCACCCTATTCGGCATCGACCGCCTGCTCGCCGACCCCGCACTGCGCAAACCGCTCGAGGGTCAGCGCGTCGCGCTGCTCGCGCATCCCGCCTCGGTCACCGCCGACCTGGTCCACAGCCTCGACGCGCTGGTCGCCGCGGGGATCGACGTCACCGCGGTGTTCGGGCCACAGCATGGCGTGCGCGGCGACCTCCAGGACAATATGATGGAGTCGCCCGACTTCACCGACCCGGTCTACGGCATGCCGGTGTTCAGCCTCTACGGCGAGGTGCGACGGCCGTCGGGGCAGTCGATGCACACCTTCGACGTGATGCTCGTCGACCTCCAGGATCTCGGCTGCCGCATCTACACCTATGTGACGACGCTGCTCTACGTGCTCGAAGCCGCGGCGGCGCACGGCAAGGCGGTGTGGGTGCTCGACCGGCCGAACCCGGCGGGGCGTCCGGTCGAAGGGACGCGGCTGCAGGCGGGCTGGGAAAGCTTCGTCGGCGCCGGGCCGATGGTGATGCGCCACGGGCTGACGCTGGGCGAGATGGGGCACTGGTTCATCCGTCACTTCGGGCTCGACGTCGATTACCGCGTGATCGAAATGGCAGGGTGGCAGCCCGCGGGGCCGGGCTTCGGCTGGCCGGAAGAGCGCGTGTGGATCAACCCCAGCCCCAATGCCGCGAACCTCAACATGGCGCGCGCCTATGCGGGGACGGTGATGGTCGAGGGCGCGACCCTGAGCGAGGGGCGCGGCACGACGCGCCCGCTCGAACTGTTCGGCGCTCCCAACATCGATGCGCGCGCGGTCATCGCCGAAATGCACCGGCTCGCGCCCGAATGGCTCGCGGGCTGCCGGCTGCGCGACATCTGGTTCGAGCCGACCTTTCACAAGCATCGGGGGACGCTCAACAGCGGGGTATTCATCCATGCCGAGGGCGGCTGGTACGACCATACGGCGTTCCGGCCGTGGCGCGTGCAGGCGCTGGGGTTCAAGGCGATCCGTTCGCTGTATCCCGATTATCCGGTCTGGCGCGGCAAGGATTTCAAGTACGAGTACACCGACGACGTGCTCGCGATCGACGTGATCAACGGCGGCCCGGGGCTGCGCTCGTGGGTCGACGATGCCGCGGCGGAGGCTGGCGACCTCGATGCGCTGGCGGGACCGGACGAGGGCAGCTGGCGGGACGAGATCGCCGATCTGCTGCTATATTGA
- a CDS encoding Xaa-Pro peptidase family protein, translating into MQRRQFLGITALGGLAATWPAPVLAADTAGLPNLAAKAVPIGRDERMARIAKAKALMAANDIGALLIEPGSSLVYFTGVEWWRSERLTAAVLTREGEVAIVTPFFEEPSVRESLGIEAAVLTWNEDANPLAAAAAWLGKRGLAKGRIGVEETVRYFAVDGLEKAMPEATVVNGAPVVRGCRMHKSPAEIALMQLAADITLAAYRHTAPRIEAGMAPADIGAIMRAATVALGGRSEFELILLGEASAYPHGSGKPQAVREGEVVLMDCGATVHGYQSDISRSFVFGKATPRQRQVWDQMRKGQDVAFAAAKLGTPAGAVDDAVRTYYESLGWGPGYKLPGTSHRTGHGIGLDGHEPVNLVRGETTRLAPGMCFSNEPGIYIPGEFGIRLEDCFTMTDSGPKWFSEPPPSIDKPFD; encoded by the coding sequence ATGCAGCGACGGCAATTTCTCGGCATCACGGCGCTGGGCGGGTTGGCCGCGACATGGCCGGCGCCGGTGCTTGCCGCCGACACCGCGGGCCTTCCGAACCTCGCCGCGAAGGCCGTCCCGATCGGGCGCGACGAACGCATGGCGCGCATCGCCAAGGCAAAAGCGCTGATGGCCGCGAACGATATCGGCGCGCTGCTGATCGAGCCGGGGTCGAGCCTCGTCTATTTCACCGGGGTCGAATGGTGGCGGAGCGAGCGGCTGACCGCCGCAGTGCTGACGCGCGAGGGCGAGGTCGCGATCGTCACCCCCTTCTTCGAGGAGCCCTCGGTGCGCGAGAGCCTCGGCATCGAGGCCGCGGTGCTGACGTGGAACGAGGACGCGAATCCGCTCGCGGCCGCCGCGGCCTGGCTCGGCAAGCGCGGGCTGGCGAAGGGCCGCATCGGCGTCGAGGAGACGGTGCGCTATTTCGCGGTCGACGGGCTCGAAAAGGCGATGCCGGAGGCGACCGTGGTCAATGGCGCGCCGGTGGTGCGCGGGTGCCGGATGCACAAGTCGCCCGCGGAAATCGCGCTGATGCAGCTGGCGGCCGACATCACGCTTGCCGCCTATCGCCACACCGCGCCGCGAATCGAGGCGGGGATGGCGCCCGCCGACATCGGCGCGATCATGCGCGCCGCGACCGTCGCGCTCGGCGGCCGGAGCGAATTCGAGCTGATCCTGCTCGGCGAGGCGAGTGCCTATCCGCATGGCAGCGGCAAGCCGCAGGCGGTGCGCGAAGGCGAGGTCGTACTGATGGACTGCGGCGCGACGGTGCACGGCTATCAATCCGACATTTCGCGCAGCTTCGTCTTCGGCAAGGCGACCCCGCGGCAGCGACAGGTATGGGACCAGATGCGCAAAGGACAGGACGTCGCTTTCGCTGCGGCGAAGCTCGGCACGCCGGCGGGCGCGGTCGATGACGCAGTGCGCACCTACTATGAAAGCCTCGGCTGGGGGCCCGGCTACAAGCTGCCCGGCACCTCGCACCGCACCGGCCACGGCATCGGGCTCGACGGGCACGAACCGGTCAATCTGGTACGCGGTGAGACGACGAGGCTCGCACCCGGCATGTGTTTCTCGAACGAGCCCGGCATCTATATCCCCGGGGAGTTCGGCATCCGGCTCGAGGACTGCTTCACCATGACCGACAGCGGGCCGAAATGGTTCAGCGAACCGCCGCCGTCGATCGACAAGCCGTTCGACTAA